One window from the genome of Hypanus sabinus isolate sHypSab1 chromosome 16, sHypSab1.hap1, whole genome shotgun sequence encodes:
- the uhrf1 gene encoding E3 ubiquitin-protein ligase UHRF1 has protein sequence MWIQVRTMDGKETRHIDGLSKLTLVQELREKIREAFGVEADRQRLFYRGKQMEDDHSLFDYNVGLNDIIQLLIRQVYQVHKSTTGKEKDAELSDSDSGCGSAQSESDKNSNSGEVAMELDGQAGTSTHLHLVDPGFGLYKINELIDARDMHMGAWFEAVVVNVTKDEGASRAIDEESAHSSKTTQEKIANEDVIYHIKYEDYPENGVVQLRWKDIRPRARTVLQWHELHVGNVVMVNYNPDEPKERGYWYDAEILHKRETRTIKEIHAKILLGDAGDSLNDCKISLVDEVYKIEEPGSVGVDVSESPMKRQNGPECKHCKDNPKKDCKQCACHICGGKGDPEKQLLCDECDMAYHTYCLNPPLASIPEVDDWYCPLCKNDANEVVLAGEKLKESKKKAKMASANSACQRDWGKGMACVGRTKECTIVPSNHYGPIPGVPVGTQWKFRVQVSESGVHRPHVAGIHGRSNDGAYSLVLAGGYEDDVDHGSDFTYTGSGGRDLSGNKRTAEQSCDQKLTNMNRALALNCNAPINDKVGADAKDWRAGKSVRVVRSAKGRKHSKFAPEEGNRYDGIYKVVKYWPEKGKSGFLVWRYLLKRDDEEPAPWTRDGKERMKKLGLTMQYPEGYLDSIANKEKEKENKKRDEDQESTPRKRKSSSGVSVSSTPSPKGTPKKPKVEAFKLTAEQKKLIKDDEVNKKVWDEALLSLKDGPKFLSKLEEAFLCICCQEVVFQPITTECQHNVCKSCLQRSFKADVYTCPACRFDIGKNCNMVVNKCLQNLLTQLFPGYGNGR, from the exons ATGTGGATCCAAGTGCGGACGATGGACGGCAAGGAGACCCGGCACATTGATGGACTCTCCAAACTGACCCTAGTTCAGGAATTAAGGGAAAAAATCCGGGAGGCGTTTGGGGTAGAAGCTGATCGCCAGCGGCTTTTCTACCGGGGAAAGCAG ATGGAAGATGACCATTCACTTTTCGACTACAATGTTGGACTAAATGACATCATTCAGCTGCTTATTCGTCAGGTTTATCAAGTACATAAGAGCACGACTGGGAAAGAAAAAGATGCAGAACTGTCTGACTCAGACTCTGGATGTGGATCTGCACAGAGTGAATCAGATAAGAACTCTAACAGTGGTGAGGTTGCAATGGAACTGGATGGCCAGGCTGGGACTTCAACTCATCTCCATCTTGTTGACCCAGGATTTGGCTTGTACAAG atAAATGAATTGATTGATGCACGAGATATGCACATGGGTGCTTGGTTTGAAGCAGTGGTTGTCAATGTGACAAAGGATGAAGGTGCAAGCAGAGCTATTGATGAAGAATCTGCACATTCAAGCAAAACTACACAAGAGAAGATTGCCAATGAAGATGTTATTTATCACATTAAATATGAGGA TTACCCTGAAAATGGAGTTGTGCAGTTGCGATGGAAAGACATCAGGCCACGAGCGAGGACTGTCTTGCAATGGCACGAACTACATGTGGGAAATGTGGTGATGGTGAACTATAACCCAGATGAACCAAAAGAGCGAGGGTACTGGTATGATGCTGAAATCCTACACAAGAGAGAGACGAGGACTATTAAAGAAATACATGCAAAAATTCTTTTGGG GGATGCTGGTGATTCTTTGAATGACTGTAAAATCTCATTGGTGGATGAAGTCTATAAGATTGAAGAACCAGGGAGTGTTGGAGTGGATGTATCTGAAAGTCCCATGAAAA GGCAGAATGGACCTGAATGTAAGCATTGCAAAGATAACCCTAAAAAGGACTGCAAGCAGTGTGCCTGTCACATATGTGGTGGAAAGGGGGACCCAGAGAAGCAACTGCTCTGTGATGAGTGTGATATGGCCTATCATACGTATTGCCTGAATCCTCCTCTTGCCAGCATACCAGAAGTTGATGATTG GTATTGTCCTCTATGCAAAAACGATGCCAATGAAGTGGTGCTAGCTGGTGAAAAACTCAAAGAGAGCAAAAAGAAGGCTAAGATGGCATCTGCTAACTCTGCTTGCCAGAGAGACTGGGGAAAG GGAATGGCCTGTGTAGGCCGCACAAAAGAATGCACCATTGTCCCCTCTAATCATTATGGGCCCATCCCAGGTGTTCCTGTGGGAACTCAGTGGAAATTTAGAGTCCAG GTGAGTGAATCAGGAGTTCATAGGCCGCATGTAGCAGGAATTCATGGCCGTAGCAATGATGGAGCATATTCCCTTGTTCTTGCAGGGGGGTATGAGGATGATGTG GATCATGGAAGTGACTTCACCTATACCGGAAGTGGTGGTCGTGATCTCTCTGGAAACAAGCGCACAGCAGAGCAATCATGTGATCAGAAGTTAACAAACATGAACAG GGCTCTTGCTTTGAACTGTAATGCTCCTATCAATGACAAAGTTGGAGCTGATGCTAAAGACTGGCGAGCTGGAAAATCAGTCAGGGTTGTGAGAAGTGCAAAAGGTCGTAAACACAGCAAGTTTGCACCAGAAGAAGGGAATCGCTATGATGGCATTTATAAG GTGGTGAAATACTGGCctgagaaggggaaatctggtTTCTTGGTATGGAGGTATTTGTTGAAACGGGATGATGAAGAACCAGCTCCATGGACCAGAGATGGTAAAGAGAGAATGAAGAAGTTAGGATTGACAATGCAG TATCCGGAGGGTTATCTTGATTCAATTGCCAataaggagaaagagaaagagaacaagAAGAGAGATGAAGATCAAGAATCAACACCAAGGAAAAGAAAATCAAGTTCAG GTGTTAGTGTTTCATCAACCCCATCACCAAAAGGCACTCCAAAGAAACCGAAAGTGGAAGCATTTAAATTGACAGCGGAGCAGAAGAAACTCATTAAAGATGATGAAGTTAATAAGAAAGTTTGGGATGAAGCACTCCTATCACTTAAGGATGGGCCG AAATTTCTGTCAAAATTGGAAGAGGCATTCTTGTGTATCTGCTGCCAGGAGGTGGTATTCCAGCCAATTACAACAGAGTGTCAGCACAATGTCTGTAAA AGCTGCTTACAACGTTCGTTCAAGGCTGATGTGTACACTTGTCCTGCCTGCCGTTTTGACATTGGCAAGAACTGCAACATGGTCGTCAACAAATGCCTGCAAAATCTTCTAACGCAGCTCTTCCCAGGATATGGCAATGGACGATGA